A DNA window from Patescibacteria group bacterium contains the following coding sequences:
- a CDS encoding TraM recognition domain-containing protein produces the protein MATSSNYYNSTSQSRNTISATSTQADMSGWFWFFGTTIVLTALVLIVVWIRKMLIRKSQVQITRDWIMFKVMTPKERHAEEDDQRKNFQEMLGVIEPFYANLHALFDNNLFAKMFKRQTHISLELVAKEGRIFFYVGCSKKISSIVLKNLQAQYPHSEVREEKDYSIFPDKPLKMDVTSVTLTRRYMFPIKTYKMLEEDPLNAITNSLSRLTENELAGIQILVRPTSGLWRLAGERTAYNIQHGKSRVSYSNTWWVRAGESFFNFVSSSASMVGGNKEQNETEYQSSMRKLTPMQENTVKLLGEKAAKIGFECQIRIVGVGETDKDAENVTKNIAASFNQFNAPDSNGLWKKEPKKKNEELANYIFRVFSSGSVSILNTEELASLYHFPNRYIDTPNIVWLLSRKEPPPANLPSEGTIVGKSLYRGQEKFIRIKEADRLRHIYQIGKTGVGKTVMFQNMIRQDIEEGKGVCYLDPNGDAAEWILNHIPKERAEDVIYFNPADRERPFGLNMLEWKTPEQRDFLVQESIQIFYKLFDPNQTGMVGPQFEHWMRNAALTLMMHPDGGTIIDIPRLFTDPDFEKDRVKYVTDPVVKSFWEKQMAKTADFHKSEMLNYFTSKFGRFMTNDMMRNILGQTKSSFDFREIMDTKKILICNLSKGLIGEINAFLLGMVIVSKIAMGAFSRQEIPENERVPFYLYVDEFQNFITDVFATILSESRKYKLSLNITNQYIEQLDEKIRAAVVGNAGTLIAFRMGAADAEFFQKEFDPLKPDDLTNIDKYNFYIKMLIDGAPTRPFNGQSIWPEDFEGNPKLGTAIKELSRLKYGKPREIIETEILERSKVDSIDLPGLKSTGGAPTS, from the coding sequence ATGGCAACAAGTTCAAATTATTACAACTCTACTTCTCAATCACGGAACACTATATCGGCTACCTCAACCCAGGCAGATATGTCCGGGTGGTTTTGGTTTTTCGGCACGACTATCGTCCTTACAGCTCTGGTTTTGATTGTCGTCTGGATTCGCAAGATGTTGATTCGAAAGTCACAGGTCCAGATCACCCGTGACTGGATAATGTTCAAGGTGATGACGCCGAAGGAGCGCCATGCAGAGGAGGATGACCAGCGCAAGAATTTTCAGGAGATGTTAGGAGTAATTGAGCCGTTTTATGCCAATCTTCACGCGCTTTTTGACAACAATTTGTTCGCCAAAATGTTCAAACGCCAGACCCATATATCTCTCGAGCTGGTGGCCAAGGAAGGTCGGATATTCTTCTATGTCGGCTGTTCGAAAAAGATCTCTTCGATAGTTCTGAAGAATCTCCAGGCCCAATATCCTCACTCTGAGGTTCGCGAGGAGAAGGATTATTCAATTTTTCCAGACAAGCCGCTCAAAATGGATGTGACCAGCGTCACCCTGACACGGCGTTACATGTTTCCGATCAAAACTTACAAAATGCTTGAAGAGGATCCGCTCAACGCGATCACCAATTCACTCTCGCGATTGACAGAGAATGAATTGGCCGGCATCCAGATATTGGTACGACCAACCTCAGGGTTATGGCGATTGGCGGGCGAGCGAACTGCCTATAACATTCAACATGGCAAATCTCGAGTCTCATATTCCAACACTTGGTGGGTCAGAGCAGGAGAGTCATTCTTCAATTTTGTTAGCAGCTCGGCTAGCATGGTGGGCGGCAACAAGGAGCAGAACGAGACAGAGTATCAGAGCTCGATGAGAAAATTGACTCCAATGCAGGAGAACACAGTCAAGCTACTCGGCGAGAAGGCAGCCAAGATCGGATTTGAATGCCAAATCAGAATTGTCGGAGTAGGGGAGACCGACAAGGACGCCGAGAATGTGACGAAGAATATTGCTGCCTCTTTTAACCAGTTCAACGCACCTGACTCCAATGGACTTTGGAAAAAGGAACCAAAAAAGAAAAACGAAGAATTGGCCAACTATATTTTCCGAGTATTTTCATCTGGTAGTGTCTCAATATTAAATACCGAGGAGCTTGCTTCTCTTTATCATTTCCCAAATCGTTATATTGATACTCCAAATATCGTCTGGCTGTTGTCTCGCAAAGAGCCGCCACCAGCCAATTTGCCCTCCGAAGGTACTATCGTTGGTAAATCGCTCTATCGAGGTCAGGAGAAATTCATTCGTATCAAGGAAGCAGATCGTCTACGCCACATCTACCAAATCGGTAAAACTGGTGTGGGTAAAACTGTTATGTTCCAAAACATGATTCGTCAGGATATCGAAGAGGGTAAGGGTGTTTGCTATCTTGATCCAAATGGTGACGCCGCCGAGTGGATATTGAATCACATTCCGAAGGAACGCGCTGAGGATGTCATCTACTTCAATCCGGCTGATAGAGAGAGGCCATTTGGTTTGAATATGCTGGAGTGGAAGACGCCAGAGCAGAGAGACTTCTTGGTCCAGGAATCTATCCAAATATTTTACAAATTGTTTGACCCCAATCAGACTGGTATGGTTGGTCCGCAGTTTGAGCACTGGATGAGAAATGCGGCATTGACTTTGATGATGCATCCAGACGGCGGCACTATCATCGATATCCCACGCCTCTTTACTGATCCAGATTTTGAAAAGGATCGTGTCAAATATGTGACAGATCCTGTGGTTAAATCTTTCTGGGAAAAGCAGATGGCCAAGACGGCTGATTTCCACAAATCTGAAATGTTGAATTACTTCACCTCCAAGTTTGGTAGATTCATGACCAACGACATGATGAGGAATATTCTAGGTCAGACCAAGTCATCCTTTGATTTCCGCGAGATCATGGACACCAAGAAAATTTTGATCTGCAATCTCTCCAAGGGATTGATCGGCGAAATTAATGCCTTCTTGCTTGGTATGGTGATCGTATCCAAGATTGCCATGGGTGCCTTCTCCCGTCAGGAAATTCCCGAGAATGAACGTGTTCCTTTTTACCTCTATGTTGATGAGTTTCAAAACTTTATTACCGATGTTTTCGCCACGATTTTGTCAGAGTCTCGTAAATACAAACTGAGCTTGAATATCACCAACCAGTACATCGAGCAGTTAGATGAGAAGATTCGTGCCGCTGTCGTGGGCAACGCTGGTACTTTGATTGCCTTCCGCATGGGCGCCGCTGACGCAGAATTCTTCCAGAAGGAGTTTGACCCGCTCAAGCCTGATGATCTGACAAATATTGACAAGTATAATTTCTACATTAAGATGCTGATCGACGGCGCGCCAACCCGACCTTTCAATGGTCAGAGCATCTGGCCAGAGGACTTTGAAGGCAATCCCAAGCTAGGGACCGCGATTAAAGAGCTCTCAAGGCTGAAGTATGGCAAACCCAGAGAAATCATAGAGACGGAGATATTGGAGAGATCGAAGGTTGACAGTATTGATCTGCCAGGTCTCAAATCAACTGGCGGAGCACCGACGTCATAA